A part of Leptospira wolffii serovar Khorat str. Khorat-H2 genomic DNA contains:
- a CDS encoding class I SAM-dependent methyltransferase: protein MKHIEMFSNRLARMSKHWKKWARRRGITCFRVYDRDIPQVPVSVDLYEDYCLVSEYKNDYPLSEEEREEERASIREIILEVLQVEADNLFWKKREQKKGNLQYEKLDTASKSIVVKEGGLKFKINLSDYLDTGLFLDHRATRDLVRKESSGKKVLNLYCYTGSFSVYAADGGAKKITSVDLSRNYLDWAEENFRLNGFDPSVHEFLREDIAEWLKRERNNPNRTLYDLIIVDPPTFSNSKKMRDSFDVQSDYPFLLNSLYKDFAASGAVLFFSTNFRKFKMDEDEILWEEIQDLTKATHPEDFRSEKIRSVWKMRKG, encoded by the coding sequence ATGAAGCATATCGAAATGTTTTCCAATCGACTCGCTCGAATGTCCAAACACTGGAAGAAATGGGCGAGAAGAAGAGGCATTACCTGTTTTCGGGTTTATGACCGGGATATACCTCAGGTTCCCGTCTCGGTGGATTTGTATGAAGATTATTGTTTGGTATCCGAATACAAAAACGATTATCCTCTTAGCGAAGAGGAAAGAGAAGAAGAAAGAGCTTCAATTCGGGAAATCATATTAGAAGTATTGCAAGTAGAGGCGGATAACCTTTTTTGGAAAAAGAGGGAACAGAAGAAAGGAAATCTGCAATACGAAAAGTTGGATACGGCTTCCAAATCGATCGTCGTAAAAGAGGGCGGACTTAAATTCAAGATCAACCTGAGCGATTACCTGGACACCGGGCTCTTTCTGGATCATAGAGCTACCCGAGACTTGGTCCGAAAGGAATCTTCCGGAAAGAAGGTCCTAAATCTTTACTGCTATACCGGTTCTTTTTCCGTATACGCCGCGGACGGAGGAGCGAAAAAAATCACCAGCGTGGATCTATCCCGCAATTATCTGGATTGGGCCGAGGAGAATTTTAGACTCAACGGCTTCGACCCTTCCGTTCATGAATTCTTGAGAGAGGATATTGCGGAATGGTTGAAAAGAGAGCGAAACAATCCGAATAGAACTCTTTACGATCTCATCATAGTGGATCCTCCCACATTCTCCAATAGCAAGAAGATGAGAGATTCCTTCGATGTGCAAAGCGATTATCCTTTCTTATTGAATTCGCTATACAAGGACTTTGCCGCTTCCGGTGCGGTTTTATTCTTCTCCACGAATTTTCGTAAATTCAAAATGGACGAAGACGAAATCCTCTGGGAAGAAATCCAGGATCTAACCAAGGCCACCCATCCGGAGGATTTTCGCAGCGAAAAGATCCGATCCGTTTGGAAAATGAGGAAAGGTTAA
- a CDS encoding Kelch repeat-containing protein, whose protein sequence is MNLKCSAESDAYAYAIGSSNSQTSMSLSQARVHYLPIQDLIPSSNYTLVFGCGKISNSNPTRLPFTTWVSDQPIVSRGIYLVGGVDGNGYPIAEVDLFDPVESKWYPAFTSVPTPRSFALTIFHKGRIFVIGGAKRVSGGSWTVTNEVEAFDPFTKTWTSLSPIPATLHGAVGGSSGDEIYALAGSTSLNTTSGTLLNTVYRFYPDIGSTGTWASPFTSQTSIFPKIDMSGCAFDGTFYFTGGRQYNDGSASATSDSYIPSLNATSAITESSLITARHGAAIACYRPQTGDPNPGASKYVLIAGGSSGSNFFQPVTSVSPVSNYEVYAISTTSNAFATGPSLLQALYFPAMEISYDLNQAYVFGGASTINVPTDFVHSIGLSNPTGGPWTLSTQRMPRARYGHKAVILR, encoded by the coding sequence GTGAATTTAAAATGCTCCGCCGAATCCGACGCATACGCATATGCGATAGGTTCTTCTAATTCGCAGACCAGCATGAGTTTGTCCCAAGCGAGAGTACATTATCTTCCGATCCAAGATTTAATCCCCAGTTCGAATTATACTTTAGTTTTCGGATGCGGTAAGATATCGAATTCGAATCCTACTCGTCTACCCTTTACGACCTGGGTTAGCGACCAACCCATCGTTTCCAGAGGAATTTACCTTGTAGGTGGCGTGGATGGAAACGGATACCCGATAGCCGAAGTGGATTTATTCGACCCGGTAGAATCAAAATGGTATCCGGCTTTTACCTCGGTCCCTACTCCAAGAAGTTTCGCTCTTACTATCTTTCATAAAGGAAGAATTTTTGTGATTGGGGGAGCCAAAAGAGTCTCGGGCGGAAGCTGGACCGTAACAAATGAGGTGGAAGCCTTCGATCCATTTACCAAGACCTGGACTTCCCTCTCTCCCATACCTGCGACTTTGCACGGAGCAGTAGGCGGAAGTTCCGGAGATGAAATTTACGCTCTCGCAGGTAGCACTTCTCTAAATACCACTTCCGGCACCCTTTTAAATACGGTTTATCGCTTTTACCCGGACATAGGATCGACCGGCACTTGGGCGAGTCCTTTCACTTCTCAAACTTCCATATTCCCGAAAATAGACATGTCAGGTTGCGCATTTGATGGAACCTTCTATTTTACCGGGGGTAGACAGTACAATGACGGCTCCGCGTCGGCCACTTCGGATAGCTATATCCCTTCTCTCAATGCCACCTCAGCCATAACCGAATCATCGCTAATTACCGCAAGACATGGGGCGGCAATCGCTTGTTATCGCCCACAAACCGGAGACCCGAATCCCGGAGCTTCAAAATATGTTTTGATCGCCGGAGGGTCCAGCGGTTCAAATTTCTTTCAACCGGTTACAAGCGTATCACCTGTATCAAACTATGAAGTCTATGCGATATCAACTACAAGTAATGCTTTTGCGACAGGACCTTCACTTTTGCAGGCATTGTATTTTCCCGCAATGGAAATATCCTACGATCTAAATCAGGCTTACGTTTTTGGTGGAGCTTCGACAATCAACGTCCCGACCGATTTCGTCCATTCGATAGGATTATCAAATCCGACCGGCGGCCCCTGGACTCTCTCCACACAAAGAATGCCGAGAGCACGCTATGGTCATAAGGCGGTAATCTTAAGATGA
- a CDS encoding C40 family peptidase, giving the protein MKRFLEIFRSKVLQGKELLKQNLSMVLFLGLPFFALVAVAEQAKSPSEKDLKQFFSEKWKIEIGSEDNLELYRGAFQWYGTPHKDNGKDESGIDCSTLASKLVQKAYSKNISGSSENIAEQVKSISESSLKEGDLVFFNIYGKKISHMGVYLKDRKFVHASVTKGVTVNSLDEEYYKTRFVRAGRL; this is encoded by the coding sequence GTGAAAAGGTTCTTAGAAATATTCCGTTCTAAAGTTTTGCAAGGGAAGGAACTCCTTAAACAAAACCTGAGTATGGTTTTGTTTTTAGGACTGCCTTTCTTCGCTTTGGTGGCCGTCGCAGAACAGGCCAAATCCCCCTCCGAAAAGGATCTGAAACAATTCTTCTCGGAAAAATGGAAGATCGAAATCGGATCCGAAGATAATTTGGAATTGTATCGTGGAGCCTTCCAATGGTATGGAACTCCTCATAAGGATAACGGAAAGGACGAGTCCGGGATCGATTGCTCCACTCTCGCCTCTAAGTTGGTGCAAAAGGCTTATTCTAAGAATATTTCCGGATCTTCGGAAAATATCGCGGAACAGGTGAAATCGATTTCAGAATCTTCCTTGAAGGAAGGGGACCTGGTATTCTTTAATATTTACGGCAAGAAGATCAGCCATATGGGAGTCTATCTCAAGGATCGGAAATTCGTACACGCCTCGGTGACCAAGGGGGTGACCGTGAATTCCCTGGACGAGGAATATTATAAGACTCGTTTCGTGAGAGCGGGTAGACTCTAA
- a CDS encoding LA_3334 family protein, translating into MIYTILSNRRIFRRIDLNLKIRSIYLRILFVGILFCLSSPIFAADLLLSNGDGFILDLISEDERTVTVSWKNRVYVIPRSEVLKLDASRKGPHSSYRTSHFILKDSTSIRGVLAEEKESSYTVKTDLGYLDIDKSRIKSTKIPQDQDAKLPLEFLSEKMAQPETKWGGSLSTYAGIGSISDSAPLWLSGSLFIEPAYFKLGERNQLGVRVDALGSTGGSNARYSVLMPEIYLFRGFGFSEERDFYLSFGIGPAAVQSKSGGETRSGVVPGAHLEIGYQGWRWETSFLRVGGKVLCFADASSPFCTAGLEFSFGARL; encoded by the coding sequence ATGATTTACACAATTCTTAGTAATCGTAGAATATTCAGAAGAATCGATCTTAACTTGAAGATTCGGTCCATCTATCTGCGGATTCTATTTGTCGGTATTCTATTCTGCCTATCGTCTCCGATTTTTGCGGCTGATTTACTCCTTTCCAACGGAGACGGATTCATTCTGGATCTAATTTCCGAAGACGAACGAACCGTCACCGTTTCCTGGAAAAATCGAGTCTATGTGATTCCCAGATCCGAAGTTTTGAAATTAGACGCGAGCAGAAAAGGACCTCATTCCTCTTATCGGACCTCGCATTTCATTCTGAAAGATAGTACATCAATTCGGGGAGTCTTAGCGGAGGAAAAGGAATCGTCTTATACAGTTAAAACGGATTTAGGTTACTTGGATATAGACAAGTCTCGAATTAAAAGTACGAAGATCCCGCAAGACCAAGATGCAAAACTTCCTTTAGAATTTTTAAGCGAAAAAATGGCTCAACCCGAAACGAAATGGGGAGGTTCCCTTTCCACTTACGCAGGAATAGGTTCAATCTCAGATTCCGCTCCTCTTTGGCTATCCGGTTCCTTATTTATCGAACCGGCTTACTTTAAATTGGGAGAAAGAAACCAACTCGGTGTCAGAGTCGATGCGCTCGGTTCAACAGGCGGATCAAACGCGAGATATTCCGTATTAATGCCGGAAATTTATTTGTTTAGAGGATTTGGATTCTCCGAGGAAAGAGATTTTTATCTGTCCTTTGGAATAGGGCCTGCCGCCGTTCAATCCAAATCAGGAGGAGAAACTCGGTCGGGCGTAGTTCCCGGTGCCCATTTAGAAATCGGTTACCAAGGTTGGAGATGGGAGACTAGCTTCCTAAGGGTCGGGGGAAAGGTTTTATGCTTCGCTGACGCCTCTTCTCCATTTTGCACCGCGGGATTGGAGTTCTCTTTTGGAGCGAGACTTTGA
- a CDS encoding alpha/beta hydrolase: MNYPADIYDAERIRIESSGNSLLLTVRTSNVKNANTIVFVPGTTAYSNVYAEYQHALWKEGYHVVGLDPRGHGESTGLRGDYTIQELTDDTLAAVEYAKKRFGTKVIVSGSSQGGIVAFYAAAKDDSIAAVVCHNLADLNGKDNLILTRFSLPVFLVPVADKLMELYQGYSIPVSFYLDLSREHFKDGTDIGTLIDRDPLAVTWVSLRAMRSLLKTPLQKPVEEIQVPVFLIHAEKDHIFPESYVREIYSRLRSPKFFYLVPGKEHMIFTNDVSEIVPVISSWLKKI; the protein is encoded by the coding sequence ATGAACTATCCGGCGGATATTTACGATGCGGAAAGAATACGTATCGAATCTTCCGGAAATAGTCTGCTTCTGACCGTTCGGACTTCTAATGTAAAGAATGCCAATACGATAGTATTCGTTCCCGGAACCACCGCTTATTCCAATGTTTACGCGGAATACCAGCACGCTCTTTGGAAGGAAGGATACCACGTGGTCGGCTTGGATCCGAGGGGCCACGGAGAAAGCACTGGACTTAGAGGAGATTATACGATCCAAGAATTGACGGACGATACTTTGGCGGCGGTTGAATATGCGAAGAAAAGATTCGGAACCAAGGTCATCGTATCCGGGAGTAGTCAGGGAGGGATCGTCGCATTCTATGCGGCCGCAAAGGATGATTCCATAGCGGCGGTGGTATGTCATAACCTCGCGGATTTAAACGGAAAGGACAACCTGATTCTGACTCGGTTCTCTCTTCCTGTATTTTTGGTCCCGGTGGCGGATAAGCTCATGGAACTTTACCAAGGATATTCGATTCCGGTGTCTTTCTATCTGGATCTTTCCCGGGAACATTTCAAAGATGGAACGGATATAGGGACGTTGATCGATCGGGATCCCCTGGCAGTGACTTGGGTTTCTCTTAGAGCCATGCGGTCCTTGCTTAAGACTCCTTTGCAGAAGCCCGTAGAAGAGATACAAGTTCCCGTTTTTCTAATACATGCGGAGAAGGATCATATTTTTCCCGAGAGCTACGTACGTGAAATTTATTCCCGACTCAGGTCGCCCAAATTCTTCTACTTGGTCCCCGGAAAAGAACATATGATTTTCACGAACGATGTTTCGGAAATCGTGCCGGTCATTTCTTCCTGGTTGAAAAAAATCTGA
- a CDS encoding M15 family metallopeptidase: protein MNVRDIDPNLVVDLRYATEENFTNGRVYSFQTCLLRKETAEKLKAANGEFQTFGYRIKIWDGYRPPYAQRILWEKVPNPRYVGDPNKGGSVHNRGGAVDLTLVDSSGKELEMPSAYDDFSMQASPFRTDLSPKVAENLSLLVRVLTKHGFRQMPSEWWHYNDGDAKKYPLIDVDPKIWE, encoded by the coding sequence GTGAACGTAAGAGACATCGATCCGAATCTAGTCGTGGATCTGAGATATGCTACGGAAGAGAATTTTACGAATGGGCGGGTCTATTCTTTTCAAACTTGCTTACTTAGAAAGGAAACTGCGGAAAAATTAAAAGCGGCAAATGGGGAGTTCCAAACGTTCGGGTATAGGATTAAAATTTGGGATGGATACCGTCCTCCTTACGCGCAGAGAATCCTTTGGGAAAAAGTTCCGAATCCAAGGTATGTTGGAGATCCGAACAAGGGCGGCTCGGTGCATAATAGAGGAGGGGCAGTGGATCTCACCTTGGTGGATTCTTCCGGCAAGGAATTGGAGATGCCTAGCGCTTACGATGATTTCAGTATGCAAGCGTCCCCCTTTAGAACGGATCTCTCGCCCAAGGTAGCCGAAAACCTGAGTTTACTCGTTCGAGTTTTGACAAAGCATGGGTTCCGACAAATGCCTTCGGAGTGGTGGCATTATAACGACGGAGACGCAAAAAAATATCCGCTTATAGACGTGGACCCTAAAATCTGGGAATAA
- a CDS encoding SDR family NAD(P)-dependent oxidoreductase yields the protein MSSRLRGKNILITGASGGFGKELTKQLLEKGANLILTDLKAPDTKPEYYTGSSQPLEGKILGSFGADLSNEAGCGKAYKEAIKIHPQVDILVNNAGLAFMGKLLDVPAPKWKLILDVNLYAPIYLSQLFLPGMLQRKYGQIVNLSSVAGITAPGELVYYSVSKFGIRALGEALDSGYRNHGVYTTNVYPFFADTAILKSEQFGTDKKKVVPPAIVDSPKMVVRAIVRGMEKRKMHVFPGFTSKFLRFLTRLSPGLLRGLERIGQKLS from the coding sequence ATGAGTAGCAGATTACGCGGAAAGAATATACTAATCACCGGAGCGAGCGGCGGTTTCGGAAAAGAATTGACCAAACAACTTCTGGAGAAGGGAGCCAACCTGATCTTAACGGATCTAAAGGCACCGGACACGAAGCCGGAATACTATACCGGTAGCTCCCAGCCCTTGGAAGGGAAAATCTTGGGGAGCTTTGGTGCAGACCTGAGTAACGAAGCGGGTTGCGGAAAGGCTTATAAGGAAGCGATAAAGATCCATCCTCAAGTGGACATTCTCGTGAATAATGCAGGACTTGCGTTTATGGGAAAGCTCCTGGATGTGCCTGCACCTAAATGGAAGTTGATCCTGGATGTGAATCTGTACGCGCCTATTTATCTAAGCCAACTCTTCCTACCTGGAATGTTGCAAAGAAAATACGGACAGATCGTGAATCTCTCCTCCGTTGCAGGTATCACCGCTCCGGGAGAATTGGTGTATTATTCCGTATCCAAATTCGGTATACGAGCATTAGGTGAAGCGTTGGATTCCGGATACCGTAATCATGGCGTTTACACCACCAACGTATATCCTTTCTTCGCGGATACTGCCATTTTGAAATCCGAACAATTCGGAACGGATAAAAAGAAGGTGGTTCCTCCTGCGATCGTAGACAGTCCCAAGATGGTGGTTAGAGCCATCGTGAGAGGTATGGAAAAGAGAAAGATGCATGTCTTTCCGGGATTCACTTCTAAGTTTCTACGTTTTCTAACTAGACTCTCTCCCGGATTACTGAGAGGGCTCGAAAGAATCGGACAGAAACTTTCCTGA
- a CDS encoding alpha/beta fold hydrolase, whose translation MLATKTENGISRIKEDSSFKETFVRNGDVSIYVKYNHTAKERPNRPTILFIHGYPDDHRTWSYQLEALKDEYNVAALDLRGSGKSDKPREQKAYNVRRIFEDLEAVIRFIGNEKPVHLVAHDWGALITWAFVADEKKSVWAKSYTAMGGPHPVLGQKNVFKMALSLNPVSLFKALSQARRSWYILYFQLPFFPEWIWKTFSGFFWNLAMNLGGVPKGDALRQKTKAEIVNSSVSTINLYRELLRGERYPVPEHIKIPVQVLIPLKDFAIRPELYGLHEKICDSYKEYSYDSNHWIQRAHPEIVNERIREFVWEIS comes from the coding sequence ATGTTAGCGACTAAAACGGAAAACGGAATATCAAGAATCAAAGAAGATTCTTCCTTCAAGGAGACCTTCGTTCGAAACGGAGACGTCTCCATCTATGTAAAATACAATCATACCGCAAAGGAAAGACCGAACCGACCCACTATTCTTTTCATACACGGATACCCGGACGACCATCGCACTTGGTCCTACCAACTGGAGGCATTAAAGGACGAATACAATGTGGCTGCATTGGATCTGAGGGGATCCGGAAAATCGGACAAACCCCGGGAACAGAAAGCCTACAACGTTAGACGTATCTTCGAAGATTTGGAGGCGGTGATTCGATTTATAGGAAATGAAAAGCCGGTGCATTTGGTGGCCCATGACTGGGGGGCATTGATTACTTGGGCCTTTGTCGCCGATGAAAAAAAATCCGTTTGGGCCAAGTCTTATACCGCTATGGGTGGGCCTCATCCGGTATTGGGACAGAAAAACGTATTTAAGATGGCTTTGTCCCTAAATCCGGTCTCTCTATTTAAGGCTCTCTCCCAGGCTAGAAGGTCTTGGTACATTCTATACTTCCAACTTCCTTTTTTTCCGGAATGGATTTGGAAAACCTTCTCCGGATTCTTCTGGAACCTTGCCATGAATTTGGGGGGAGTCCCGAAAGGAGACGCCTTAAGACAGAAGACCAAGGCGGAGATCGTGAACTCCAGCGTTTCCACGATCAATCTTTACCGGGAATTACTGAGAGGCGAAAGGTATCCGGTTCCGGAGCATATCAAAATCCCGGTCCAGGTGCTGATTCCTCTTAAGGATTTTGCGATTCGTCCGGAGCTCTACGGCTTGCATGAGAAAATCTGCGATTCCTATAAGGAATACAGCTACGACAGCAATCATTGGATCCAGAGAGCGCATCCCGAGATCGTGAACGAAAGAATCCGGGAATTCGTCTGGGAAATCAGCTGA